The following proteins come from a genomic window of Pseudomonas putida:
- a CDS encoding two-component sensor histidine kinase: protein MSLRVRLSLILGSAFVIIWALAAAWMLRDLRQQMMFSLDQRLVASARMVAGLIDQLPQPLTAKGGEAHISADQFSVPDGMACQVTSLRGEILASNHKHDGAMDDERSGFRDQTIDDALWRTFTYNHGDVRITTADRHMEREALNQSILLAASAPVLMALLGSLGLLWIGLGKGLEPLNRMRDALRRRRADSVEPLQVAGMPSELQPLLETQNQLFRRIAQTLERERRLTDDAAHELRSPLTAIKTHLQVARMTDGAVREQALEHAEQGTDRMHRTLEQLLMLARVEGSLSFEDGVQCSAEQVAHQAVQDAGGGDNRRIVLRLPEESTQIYLGMPAPLAVAALRNLLDNALRHGGDEAVELDVQMADGQVGFMVRDHGPGIAEADLEHLTERFWRNGQSGGCGLGLAIVQAIVQRCAGSLRFDSRSDGLRVFLQVPARPGHRQK, encoded by the coding sequence ATGAGCCTGCGGGTACGCCTGAGCCTGATCCTCGGCAGTGCCTTCGTGATCATCTGGGCACTGGCCGCCGCGTGGATGCTGCGAGACCTGCGCCAGCAGATGATGTTTTCCCTCGACCAGCGCCTGGTGGCGTCGGCGCGTATGGTCGCCGGGCTGATCGACCAGTTGCCGCAGCCGCTGACCGCCAAGGGCGGGGAGGCGCATATTTCCGCCGACCAGTTCAGCGTACCGGATGGCATGGCCTGCCAGGTCACCTCGCTGCGTGGCGAGATCCTTGCCAGCAACCACAAGCACGATGGCGCCATGGACGACGAGCGCAGTGGGTTCCGTGACCAGACCATCGACGATGCGCTTTGGCGCACCTTCACCTACAACCACGGCGATGTGCGCATCACCACGGCCGACCGGCACATGGAGCGCGAGGCGCTGAACCAGTCGATTCTGCTGGCGGCATCGGCGCCGGTACTGATGGCCCTGCTCGGCAGCCTGGGGCTGTTGTGGATCGGCCTTGGCAAGGGCCTGGAGCCGCTCAACCGCATGCGTGATGCCTTGCGCCGCCGGCGTGCAGACAGTGTCGAACCGCTGCAGGTGGCGGGCATGCCCAGCGAGTTGCAGCCGTTGCTGGAAACCCAGAACCAGCTGTTCCGGCGCATTGCTCAGACCCTCGAGCGTGAGCGGCGCCTGACCGATGATGCCGCGCATGAACTGCGCAGCCCGCTGACCGCGATCAAGACCCACCTGCAGGTGGCACGCATGACCGACGGTGCGGTGCGCGAGCAGGCGCTGGAGCATGCCGAGCAGGGCACCGACCGCATGCACCGCACGCTGGAGCAGTTGCTGATGCTGGCGCGGGTGGAAGGCAGCCTGTCATTCGAGGACGGCGTGCAGTGCAGTGCCGAGCAGGTGGCCCATCAGGCGGTGCAGGACGCCGGAGGGGGTGACAATCGCCGTATCGTGCTGCGTTTGCCTGAAGAATCCACGCAGATCTACCTGGGCATGCCCGCTCCGTTGGCGGTGGCAGCGCTGCGCAACCTGCTGGACAACGCCTTGCGTCATGGCGGCGATGAAGCCGTAGAGCTGGACGTGCAGATGGCGGACGGCCAGGTGGGCTTCATGGTGCGCGACCACGGGCCAGGGATTGCCGAAGCGGACCTTGAGCACCTGACCGAGCGCTTCTGGCGTAATGGGCAGAGTGGTGGTTGCGGATTGGGGCTGGCGATTGTGCAGGCGATCGTGCAGCGGTGTGCCGGCAGCCTGCGCTTTGACAGCCGTAGTGACGGCTTGCGGGTCTTCTTGCAGGTACCGGCGCGTCCTGGGCACAGACAGAAATAA
- a CDS encoding response regulator, translating to MHVLLCEDDDLIAAGICAGLTAQGLTVDRVGNAADARAMLQAAQFDVMILDLGLPDEDGLKLLRRLREKGETLPVLVLTARDAVTDRVDGLQAGADDYLLKPFDLRELAARLHTLLRRVAGRAVNVIEHGPLRYDPSSCEATLAGQHVDLSRREQALLQALLQNPGRVLSSEQLKDCVYGFSDEVESNALNVHIHHLRRKLGNGIVETVRGLGYRLGPAQAPQEAAS from the coding sequence ATGCACGTTCTGCTCTGCGAGGACGACGACCTGATCGCCGCCGGCATCTGCGCCGGTCTCACCGCCCAGGGCCTGACCGTGGACCGTGTGGGCAACGCCGCCGATGCGCGGGCAATGCTGCAGGCCGCGCAGTTCGACGTGATGATCCTCGACCTCGGCCTGCCCGACGAAGACGGCCTCAAGCTGCTGCGCCGCCTGCGCGAAAAAGGCGAGACCCTGCCGGTACTGGTGCTCACCGCCCGCGATGCCGTCACCGATCGTGTCGATGGCTTGCAGGCCGGTGCCGACGATTACCTGCTCAAGCCCTTCGATCTGCGCGAGCTGGCCGCACGCCTGCATACCTTGCTGCGGCGGGTGGCCGGGCGGGCGGTGAACGTAATCGAGCACGGCCCGCTGCGCTATGACCCGAGCAGCTGCGAGGCGACCCTGGCCGGCCAGCATGTCGACCTGTCCCGCCGCGAGCAGGCCCTGCTTCAGGCGCTGCTGCAGAACCCCGGGCGAGTGCTGTCCAGCGAGCAACTGAAAGACTGCGTGTACGGCTTCAGCGACGAAGTCGAGAGCAACGCCCTGAACGTGCACATCCACCACCTGCGCCGCAAGCTGGGTAACGGCATTGTCGAGACCGTGCGTGGCCTGGGCTACCGGCTGGGTCCGGCGCAGGCACCGCAAGAGGCTGCATCATGA
- a CDS encoding IS3 family transposase (programmed frameshift), producing the protein MSRQRYPEEFKIEAVKQVTEKGKPVADVAQRLGMSVHSLYAWIKVYSKPQEQRQQDDDQQAELRKLRAELKRVTEERDNLKKGRRVLCQGVRLKYAFIKKHSTDYPVRRLCQTLKVHPSGYYAWLAEPQSARAKEDQRLLGLIKHAWLESGGVYGYRKIHDDLRELGEECGRNRVRRLMQAEGLRSQTGYRRRPGFYGGKPTVASPNHLARQFKVSEPNKVWVTDITYIRTYEGWLYLAVVLDLFSRQVIGWSMKPRMCSDLAIDAMLMAVWRRKPQQQVMIHSDQGSQFSSSDWKSFLKANNVISSMSRRGNCHDNAVAESFFQLLKRERIRRKIYTTREEARSDIFDYIEMFYNPKRRHSSAMQLSPVEYEKRYFLSLESV; encoded by the exons ATGAGTCGTCAGCGTTACCCCGAAGAATTCAAGATCGAAGCGGTCAAGCAAGTGACCGAGAAAGGCAAACCTGTCGCCGATGTCGCCCAGCGCCTGGGCATGTCCGTGCACAGTCTTTACGCCTGGATCAAGGTCTACAGCAAGCCCCAAGAGCAGCGTCAGCAAGACGACGATCAGCAGGCCGAACTGCGCAAGCTACGCGCTGAACTCAAGCGCGTGACGGAAGAGCGAGACA ATCTTAAAAAAGGCCGCCGCGTACTTTGCCAAGGAGTGCGGCTGAAGTACGCCTTCATCAAGAAGCACTCGACTGATTACCCGGTGCGGCGCCTTTGCCAAACCCTCAAGGTGCACCCCAGCGGCTATTACGCCTGGCTGGCCGAGCCTCAATCTGCCCGAGCAAAAGAAGATCAACGTCTGCTTGGCTTGATCAAACACGCTTGGCTGGAAAGCGGAGGTGTATACGGCTACCGCAAAATTCACGATGACCTGCGTGAGCTGGGAGAGGAATGCGGCCGAAATCGAGTCAGGCGCTTGATGCAGGCGGAGGGGCTGCGTTCTCAAACGGGCTATCGGCGGCGTCCAGGGTTCTATGGTGGAAAACCAACAGTGGCCTCGCCCAACCACCTCGCGCGGCAGTTCAAGGTAAGTGAGCCGAACAAGGTCTGGGTGACAGATATCACTTACATCCGCACCTATGAAGGGTGGCTCTACCTCGCGGTAGTGCTGGATTTGTTCTCACGCCAAGTAATTGGTTGGTCAATGAAGCCAAGGATGTGCAGCGACCTGGCTATCGACGCGATGTTGATGGCTGTTTGGCGACGCAAGCCTCAGCAGCAAGTTATGATTCACTCAGATCAAGGTAGTCAGTTCAGTAGCTCGGATTGGAAAAGCTTTTTGAAGGCCAACAATGTAATCAGCAGCATGAGCCGGCGGGGAAACTGCCACGACAATGCCGTAGCCGAGAGCTTTTTCCAGCTTTTGAAGCGAGAGCGAATCCGACGAAAGATCTACACAACCCGTGAAGAAGCCCGAAGTGATATTTTCGATTACATCGAGATGTTCTATAACCCTAAACGCCGACACAGCAGTGCTATGCAGCTGTCTCCAGTAGAGTATGAGAAACGCTATTTCCTGAGCTTGGAGAGTGTCTAG